The proteins below are encoded in one region of Reichenbachiella sp. 5M10:
- a CDS encoding MotA/TolQ/ExbB proton channel family protein produces MKRVVILLMMTGVFTLGHLQSMAQNEVVASDSTEMADGDSTAVVEEVAVEEEPVEEVAVVEEVYVEDEPGFHQIVKEQFIAGGWEFMGIVLLCLILGLAVAIERIITLNLATTNTKKLLSQVEDALSAGGVEAAKDVCRNTQGPVASIFVQGLMRMSEGIEMVEKSIISYGSVEMGKLEKGMTWISLFISLAPMLGFMGTVIGMIGAFDAIAEAGDVSPALVAGGIKVALLTTVGGLIVAVILQLFYNYLVSKIDSLVNSMEDASISLIDILVKHSASK; encoded by the coding sequence ATGAAAAGAGTAGTAATTTTATTGATGATGACGGGTGTATTCACTTTGGGACACCTTCAGTCAATGGCACAAAACGAAGTAGTAGCATCTGACTCTACAGAGATGGCGGATGGTGATAGTACTGCCGTAGTAGAAGAAGTGGCTGTTGAAGAAGAGCCTGTAGAAGAAGTAGCCGTAGTAGAAGAAGTGTACGTAGAGGATGAGCCTGGTTTCCATCAAATCGTGAAAGAGCAATTTATTGCTGGTGGATGGGAATTTATGGGTATCGTATTGTTGTGTTTGATCCTCGGATTGGCAGTGGCAATCGAAAGAATTATTACTCTGAACTTAGCAACTACTAACACAAAGAAATTGTTGTCTCAAGTAGAGGACGCATTGTCTGCAGGTGGAGTAGAAGCAGCGAAGGACGTTTGTAGAAATACACAAGGACCTGTAGCATCTATTTTTGTACAAGGCTTGATGAGAATGTCAGAAGGTATCGAAATGGTAGAGAAATCAATCATTTCTTACGGTTCTGTAGAGATGGGTAAACTAGAAAAAGGTATGACTTGGATTTCCTTGTTTATCTCTTTGGCTCCTATGCTCGGTTTCATGGGTACTGTAATCGGTATGATTGGGGCATTTGATGCGATCGCAGAGGCGGGTGATGTATCTCCAGCGTTGGTTGCAGGTGGTATCAAAGTGGCACTTTTGACTACAGTTGGTGGTTTGATCGTTGCGGTTATCCTACAGTTGTTCTACAACTACCTTGTATCTAAAATTGATTCTTTAGTAAACTCTATGGAGGACGCTTCTATTTCTTTAATAGATATCTTGGTTAAGCATTCTGCTTCTAAATAA
- a CDS encoding biopolymer transporter ExbD, whose translation MAKGKNRPAAEVNSGSMADIAFLLLIFFLVTTTIANDKGIAMLLPPKPDPNEPPPEVTKNDRNIFKIQANSLDKLLVEDEPLTDVTELRGMIKDFILNFRKPSLEGKELYNSLPATLRSHVQSNGKRDNSSDEPGEAVVSFKADRGTSYELYIAVLDEINAAYNEIYGQRVGLTAEEFLQLDKKDPEQKELYQRARQGIPRAISIAEPNKIGG comes from the coding sequence ATGGCGAAAGGGAAAAATAGACCGGCCGCTGAGGTGAACTCGGGATCTATGGCAGACATTGCCTTTCTCTTGTTGATTTTCTTCTTGGTGACTACCACGATAGCAAACGACAAGGGTATAGCGATGCTTTTGCCACCGAAACCAGATCCAAATGAGCCGCCTCCGGAGGTGACTAAAAACGATAGAAATATCTTTAAAATTCAGGCTAATTCCTTGGATAAGCTCCTTGTAGAGGACGAACCATTGACTGATGTGACTGAATTGAGAGGTATGATTAAGGATTTTATTCTGAATTTCAGAAAGCCTTCATTGGAGGGCAAAGAGTTGTATAACTCTTTGCCAGCGACGTTGAGAAGTCATGTGCAGTCAAACGGAAAACGAGATAATTCTTCGGACGAACCAGGTGAAGCCGTGGTGTCGTTCAAAGCAGATCGTGGAACGAGTTACGAACTGTACATTGCTGTACTTGATGAAATCAATGCTGCTTACAATGAAATTTATGGACAGAGAGTAGGTTTGACTGCCGAGGAGTTCTTGCAGTTGGATAAAAAAGATCCTGAGCAGAAGGAGTTGTATCAAAGAGCCCGTCAAGGGATTCCGAGAGCGATTTCAATTGCTGAACCAAATAAAATTGGAGGTTGA
- a CDS encoding biopolymer transporter ExbD — protein sequence MAKFKKSSNTSQEIPTAALPDIIFMLLFFFMVTTVLRETSIMVAQTLPKSTQLSKLERKSLVSYIYIGKPTKVELYGEQPKIQVNDVFIEPEDVVRFVNQEKDKLSEVERDQITISMKVDVEAKMGIVTDVQQELREANARKVLYSSLKRLD from the coding sequence ATGGCAAAGTTTAAGAAGAGTTCTAATACGAGTCAAGAGATACCTACAGCGGCACTGCCGGATATTATCTTTATGTTGTTGTTTTTCTTTATGGTGACAACTGTATTGAGAGAGACATCTATCATGGTAGCGCAGACATTGCCTAAATCGACGCAGTTGAGTAAGCTGGAGAGAAAGTCATTGGTAAGTTATATATACATAGGAAAGCCAACGAAAGTGGAGCTATACGGCGAGCAGCCAAAGATCCAGGTCAATGATGTATTTATAGAGCCAGAAGACGTGGTAAGGTTTGTCAATCAGGAGAAGGATAAACTGTCTGAGGTAGAGAGAGATCAGATTACTATTTCAATGAAGGTGGATGTAGAGGCCAAAATGGGAATCGTAACTGACGTACAACAGGAATTAAGAGAAGCAAACGCGAGAAAAGTTCTGTACAGTTCTTTGAAGCGATTGGATTGA
- a CDS encoding type I restriction enzyme HsdR N-terminal domain-containing protein, with product MEKLNLPSFDFNIRESSEGREIWDEFRKKYIQLTPEEWVRQNFLRFLVEELSYPKSLLKVEASLKYNRMSKRPDIIAYNGEGNAEMLVECKASYVKITEETFKQASVYNTVVKARYLVVTNGMQHFCCEQNFETGISSFLKQIPEYPG from the coding sequence ATGGAGAAACTCAACTTACCGTCTTTCGATTTTAATATACGAGAATCTTCGGAGGGAAGAGAAATATGGGATGAATTTCGTAAAAAATATATTCAACTCACCCCTGAAGAGTGGGTACGGCAGAATTTCTTGCGTTTCTTGGTTGAGGAGTTGTCATATCCTAAATCGCTCCTTAAAGTCGAGGCAAGTCTAAAATACAATCGAATGAGTAAGCGTCCGGATATTATTGCTTATAATGGCGAAGGCAATGCTGAAATGCTTGTTGAATGTAAGGCATCCTATGTGAAGATTACTGAAGAAACGTTCAAACAAGCCTCGGTGTACAATACGGTAGTCAAGGCAAGATATCTTGTAGTGACCAATGGAATGCAGCATTTTTGCTGTGAACAAAATTTTGAAACAGGGATCTCTTCCTTTTTGAAACAGATCCCTGAGTATCCGGGTTAG
- the ald gene encoding alanine dehydrogenase, whose product MIIGVPKEIKNNENRVALTPSGAKELLKHGHQVFIQATAGDGSGFADEEYTQVGAQILPTIEAVYETAEMIIKVKEPIEAEYQLIREDQLLFTYFHFASHEPLTNAMIKSKSICLAYETVEKNRTLPLLVPMSEVAGRMSIQQGAKFLEKPLKGRGILLGGVPGVRPAKVMILGGGVVGTEAAKMAAGLGADVTILDLSLERLRYLDDVMPANVKTLMSSEYNIRELIKDHDLIIGAVLVPGAKAPKLITKDMLKDMRAGTVLVDVAIDQGGCMETTKPTTHQDPIFIIDDVVHYSVANMPGAVPYTSTLALTNATLPYAIQLANKGWKAACKENAELKPGLNIIRGEVVYKAVAEAFDLPYINVENHL is encoded by the coding sequence ATGATAATCGGGGTACCCAAAGAAATCAAAAACAATGAGAATCGTGTCGCACTTACGCCTTCAGGAGCCAAGGAGCTTCTCAAGCATGGACACCAAGTATTCATTCAAGCAACTGCAGGAGACGGCAGTGGTTTTGCAGATGAAGAATACACACAAGTAGGAGCACAAATCCTCCCTACTATCGAAGCAGTCTACGAAACAGCTGAGATGATCATCAAGGTAAAGGAGCCTATAGAGGCCGAGTACCAATTGATTCGTGAAGATCAACTATTGTTCACATACTTCCACTTTGCATCACATGAACCCTTGACCAATGCGATGATCAAAAGCAAATCTATTTGCTTGGCCTATGAGACGGTAGAAAAGAACAGGACCCTTCCTCTACTCGTACCCATGTCAGAAGTAGCTGGTAGGATGTCTATCCAACAAGGAGCCAAGTTTTTAGAAAAGCCACTCAAAGGCCGAGGCATACTACTAGGAGGAGTACCAGGCGTCCGCCCAGCCAAAGTCATGATTTTAGGAGGTGGTGTGGTAGGCACAGAGGCCGCCAAAATGGCCGCAGGGCTTGGTGCAGATGTTACAATCCTAGATCTCAGTCTCGAGAGACTTAGATACCTAGACGATGTAATGCCTGCCAATGTCAAAACGCTGATGTCTAGCGAATACAATATTCGTGAACTCATCAAAGATCATGATCTCATCATCGGCGCAGTGCTTGTCCCTGGTGCCAAAGCTCCAAAACTGATCACCAAAGACATGCTCAAAGACATGAGAGCAGGTACGGTATTGGTCGATGTAGCTATAGATCAAGGAGGCTGTATGGAGACGACCAAACCCACGACGCACCAAGACCCCATCTTCATCATTGATGATGTGGTACACTACAGTGTCGCCAACATGCCAGGTGCTGTACCATACACTTCTACCCTCGCGCTGACCAATGCGACCTTGCCGTATGCGATCCAACTGGCCAACAAAGGATGGAAAGCAGCCTGCAAAGAAAATGCCGAGCTCAAGCCCGGTCTCAATATCATTAGAGGTGAAGTGGTATACAAAGCCGTAGCGGAAGCATTTGATCTACCCTATATTAACGTAGAAAACCACCTCTAA
- a CDS encoding MFS transporter, which produces MKNLQRIKRAWCMYDWANSTYLLVITSTIFPIYFNGVTRSFFGGETVLFFGSEMTNTVLYSYSVSAAFLIVALISPFLSGVADSGGMRLFFLKCFTFLGSAATFSLFWFRGNNVEYGIIMSVLAGIGYSGSLVFYNAFLPEITSKDQYDQLSAKGYAYGYVGSVILLLISFLIIEFYEGFGFEEKSAAVRLSFLMVGVWWFSFAQYSFYHLPKDRPVSINGTGWLRRGNIEVVKVFRWVRGVSVMKMYLFAFFFYSTGVQAVMHLAASFGEKELGLEAGKLIITITIIQLVAIVGAFLFAAISKRYNNGISILMMLVIWVGVCLFAYQMQEAKEFYALAVVVGLVMGGIQSMSRSTFSKLIPENSIDNTSFFSFYDVVEKLSIVFGTFSFGFIESMTGSMRDSTLVLACYFVIGILLLWFSGMLRNQIYHRHAQD; this is translated from the coding sequence ATGAAAAACTTACAAAGAATAAAGCGAGCTTGGTGCATGTATGATTGGGCCAATTCGACCTACCTTCTGGTTATTACTTCGACGATTTTTCCGATTTACTTCAATGGGGTTACGCGTAGTTTTTTTGGAGGAGAAACCGTGTTGTTTTTTGGTAGTGAAATGACCAATACAGTATTGTATTCTTATTCGGTCTCAGCTGCGTTTTTGATAGTTGCTTTGATTTCGCCTTTTTTGTCAGGTGTGGCTGATTCTGGAGGGATGCGATTGTTTTTTCTCAAGTGTTTTACATTCTTGGGGTCAGCAGCTACTTTTTCGTTGTTCTGGTTTCGCGGGAATAATGTCGAGTATGGGATCATTATGTCCGTATTGGCAGGTATAGGGTATTCGGGTAGTTTGGTATTCTATAATGCCTTTTTGCCTGAGATCACGAGTAAGGATCAATATGACCAACTCAGTGCTAAGGGGTATGCGTATGGGTATGTAGGCAGTGTGATTCTGCTACTCATTAGTTTTTTGATCATTGAGTTTTATGAAGGTTTTGGTTTTGAAGAGAAATCAGCGGCCGTGCGCCTGTCTTTTTTGATGGTAGGAGTTTGGTGGTTTTCGTTTGCTCAGTACAGCTTCTACCACTTGCCAAAAGATCGCCCAGTGTCAATAAATGGTACGGGCTGGTTGAGGCGTGGCAATATTGAGGTTGTAAAGGTTTTTCGTTGGGTAAGGGGAGTTTCTGTTATGAAAATGTACTTGTTTGCTTTCTTTTTTTACAGTACGGGAGTTCAGGCAGTTATGCATTTGGCGGCCTCTTTTGGAGAGAAAGAGTTGGGGCTTGAGGCAGGTAAACTTATCATTACAATTACCATCATACAGTTGGTTGCCATCGTTGGAGCATTTTTGTTTGCTGCTATTTCCAAACGCTACAACAATGGAATATCCATACTCATGATGTTGGTTATATGGGTTGGGGTCTGCTTGTTTGCTTATCAAATGCAGGAAGCCAAGGAGTTTTATGCTTTGGCGGTAGTGGTAGGGTTAGTGATGGGAGGGATTCAAAGTATGTCTCGATCTACTTTTAGTAAGTTGATCCCAGAGAACTCCATTGACAATACGTCTTTCTTTAGCTTTTATGATGTAGTGGAGAAGCTCTCCATTGTGTTTGGGACCTTCTCCTTTGGGTTTATTGAATCTATGACTGGCTCAATGCGAGACAGTACCTTGGTGTTGGCCTGTTATTTTGTAATAGGCATTCTATTGCTTTGGTTTTCGGGAATGCTGCGAAACCAGATCTACCATAGGCATGCCCAAGATTAA
- a CDS encoding AMP nucleosidase, with product MKTKQEITENWLPRYTGLELDEFADYILLTNFINYVELFADKYGAEITGEGRAMQTATAEGITIINFGMGSAVAATIMDLLSAIKPKAVLFLGKCGGLKKKTQLGDLILPIAAIRGEGTSNDYMPIEIPALPSFRLQRAVSSMIKKHELDYWTGTVYTTNRRVWEHDRKFKKYLRQIRAMGIDMETATIFTVGFINEIPRGALLLVSDNPMTPEGVKTESSDKKVTGSFVERHLQIGIDSLLELANSGDSVKHMRFD from the coding sequence ATGAAAACAAAACAAGAAATCACCGAAAATTGGCTCCCACGATACACTGGTCTTGAGCTGGATGAATTTGCCGATTACATCCTACTAACGAACTTTATCAATTACGTCGAACTATTCGCAGACAAATACGGCGCTGAGATCACAGGAGAAGGTCGCGCCATGCAAACAGCCACCGCCGAAGGCATTACCATTATTAACTTTGGCATGGGTAGTGCAGTGGCAGCTACGATCATGGACTTACTGTCTGCGATCAAACCTAAAGCAGTCCTATTCCTCGGAAAATGTGGGGGACTCAAAAAGAAAACCCAACTCGGAGACCTTATACTCCCTATCGCTGCTATTCGAGGCGAAGGAACCTCTAATGACTACATGCCCATTGAGATTCCCGCACTACCCTCATTCCGCTTGCAACGGGCCGTATCCTCTATGATCAAAAAGCATGAGCTAGACTACTGGACAGGCACTGTATACACCACCAACCGTCGAGTATGGGAGCATGACAGAAAGTTTAAAAAATACTTGAGGCAAATCCGTGCGATGGGCATAGACATGGAAACAGCCACCATCTTCACTGTGGGCTTCATCAATGAAATCCCTCGTGGTGCCTTGTTGTTGGTCTCAGACAACCCGATGACACCAGAAGGAGTCAAAACCGAATCTTCCGACAAAAAAGTCACTGGTTCATTTGTAGAAAGACATCTTCAAATCGGTATAGACTCGCTCTTGGAACTGGCAAACTCTGGAGATTCAGTCAAACACATGCGCTTTGATTAA